The Emcibacteraceae bacterium genome window below encodes:
- a CDS encoding AEC family transporter encodes MIDLIYIVAPIFLIILLGKLLRKSLILSDDIWHQINKLTYWLLFPALLFNKTSIIDFSGYSLGTFSLSMMAGFLVSVFCAWLFSRIYGMDAPALSSVIQGSGRHNSFLALAVISQFLGEQGEIIGALAVAIMVTFSNVLTIIFMIMILSGQNGSKPSILSEIIRNPFIVSIAIGLIFNILGWGNLPILHDFTANLGTAALPLALICVGAGLRFVGGGIHIIPSLIATLTKMIILPVTVYACALYFELDPLMTACAVIFASVPTSSTAYALAKTMGGDAPLMAAIISLQTLVSVVTVPLVMHIVG; translated from the coding sequence ATGATTGATCTGATCTATATTGTTGCACCGATTTTTCTGATCATTCTGCTTGGAAAGCTTCTTCGGAAATCATTGATTTTATCGGATGATATCTGGCATCAGATCAATAAACTGACTTACTGGCTGCTATTTCCGGCGCTTCTTTTTAATAAAACGTCGATTATTGATTTTTCCGGATATTCACTCGGGACATTTTCCCTGTCCATGATGGCGGGGTTTCTGGTTTCGGTTTTTTGTGCCTGGCTATTCAGCCGGATTTATGGAATGGACGCACCCGCTCTTTCTTCGGTCATTCAGGGAAGCGGACGGCATAATTCATTTCTTGCACTTGCTGTTATCAGTCAGTTTCTCGGGGAGCAGGGGGAAATAATAGGGGCGCTGGCAGTTGCGATCATGGTGACATTCTCAAATGTTCTGACCATTATTTTTATGATCATGATTTTATCAGGGCAAAACGGATCGAAACCAAGTATCCTTTCTGAAATTATTAGAAACCCATTTATCGTTTCCATCGCTATCGGCCTTATATTTAACATTCTGGGATGGGGCAACCTCCCGATATTACATGATTTTACAGCCAACCTTGGCACGGCCGCACTTCCGCTGGCGCTTATTTGTGTCGGGGCGGGACTTCGATTTGTCGGGGGCGGGATACATATAATACCGAGCTTAATAGCGACATTGACAAAAATGATTATTTTACCGGTAACAGTCTATGCCTGCGCACTCTATTTTGAGCTTGACCCATTAATGACGGCTTGTGCCGTCATTTTTGCGTCGGTACCAACCTCATCCACGGCCTATGCACTTGCCAAAACCATGGGCGGGGACGCCCCCTTAATGGCGGCTATTATATCGCTTCAAACCCTGGTATCGGTAGTCACCGTTCCATTGGTGATGCATATTGTCGGTTAA
- a CDS encoding AEC family transporter has protein sequence MLNLTLLITPIFLIILTGYILKHHLISDDDVWNNINRLAYWVLFPCLLFNKTSVINFSEISFGPLSIALIAGVSMAILGAYILGKFAGLGTPALTSVMQGGGRHNAFLALAIVSQLYGDEGELIGAIVIAVLVTYTNIVINVSLTVMLSSQKSGLTMILSDLKRNPFIIAILLGVIFNLLGLGYLPILHQFTQSVGQTTLTVALLCVGAGLRIREPGEKILSSVIIACTAKFIIYPMTVYLLAKYFELSHVVTMVATIFAVTPTGTASYPLAKQMGGDAPLMASLISLETLLSVPIIPVMIIWLTEGVE, from the coding sequence ATGTTGAACCTGACACTTCTTATTACACCGATCTTTCTGATTATCCTGACCGGGTACATTTTAAAACACCATTTAATTTCTGATGATGATGTGTGGAATAATATAAACAGGCTGGCCTATTGGGTTTTATTTCCCTGCCTTTTATTTAATAAAACATCGGTCATCAATTTTTCGGAAATTTCATTTGGCCCCTTGTCAATTGCCCTTATTGCAGGCGTTTCTATGGCAATTTTAGGGGCTTATATTTTAGGAAAGTTTGCCGGTTTGGGGACACCTGCACTCACATCGGTCATGCAGGGCGGTGGGCGACATAATGCTTTTCTGGCACTGGCGATTGTAAGTCAGCTTTATGGGGATGAGGGTGAACTGATTGGTGCAATTGTCATAGCTGTCCTTGTTACCTATACAAATATTGTGATTAATGTCAGTCTGACCGTTATGCTTTCAAGTCAAAAAAGCGGGCTGACCATGATCCTTTCAGATTTAAAGCGAAACCCGTTTATTATTGCTATCCTGCTTGGAGTGATATTCAATTTACTTGGGTTGGGTTATCTTCCGATATTACATCAGTTCACACAAAGTGTGGGTCAGACGACCTTGACTGTCGCCCTTCTTTGTGTTGGGGCGGGTCTTCGGATAAGGGAACCGGGAGAAAAAATATTATCGAGCGTAATTATTGCCTGCACGGCAAAATTTATAATTTACCCAATGACGGTTTACCTGCTGGCAAAATATTTTGAACTGTCCCATGTGGTCACTATGGTCGCAACAATCTTTGCTGTGACACCAACCGGCACGGCAAGCTATCCGCTGGCAAAGCAAATGGGTGGTGATGCGCCCCTTATGGCATCACTGATTTCACTGGAAACATTATTATCGGTTCCGATAATTCCGGTTATGATTATATGGTTAACTGAAGGTGTGGAATGA
- a CDS encoding amidase: MVRLFMMLLASLILISCDNTEKTKGISQAQEQSIADFELDEITVADLNNAYNRGKYTAEQVTRLYIDRIEALNKKGPHLNAVIAVNPDALKIAAELDKERTEKGTRGPLHGIPVLLKDNIDTMDNMPTTAGSLALIDNYATNDAPLVANLRAAGAIILGKTNLSEWANFRSSHSSSGWSGVGGQTRNPYLLTANTCGSSSGSGVAAAANMATLTIGTETDGSVVCPSAYNGIVGIKPTVGLVSRTGIVPIAATQDTAGPMTRTVADAAYLLTAMVSQNPEDPKTMEQPDIKVSYENHLLADGLKGKRIGVVRSPFRMRDGLAEIFDRNIEAMKTAGAVIVDNLEFGDQSTIENAEGIVLHYEFKHYLNAYLEGTPVSVKSRTLADLIEFNNAHAAQEMPYFKQETFIASENMGPLSDEEYLEAVAASNLEMQKEMDALMDQNELDLIVMPSRNPANSQDLINGDHPSGGGTASYAAVSGYPSITVPMGYIHGLSVSLSFFGRAYSEATLIEAAYNFEQVSKARRKPTFIPYLYE; this comes from the coding sequence ATGGTTAGACTATTTATGATGCTGCTTGCATCACTTATACTTATTTCATGTGACAATACTGAAAAAACAAAAGGTATCAGCCAGGCACAGGAACAGTCTATTGCTGATTTTGAACTTGATGAAATAACTGTTGCAGACTTAAATAATGCCTATAACAGAGGCAAATATACTGCTGAGCAGGTGACCAGACTTTATATTGACCGTATTGAAGCCCTTAATAAAAAAGGTCCTCATCTAAATGCGGTGATTGCGGTCAATCCGGATGCTCTTAAAATAGCCGCAGAACTTGATAAGGAACGCACTGAGAAAGGCACACGTGGTCCGCTTCATGGAATTCCGGTTCTTCTTAAGGATAATATTGATACTATGGATAATATGCCGACCACGGCCGGGTCACTGGCGCTGATTGATAATTATGCGACAAATGATGCGCCACTGGTGGCAAATTTGCGGGCGGCGGGTGCCATAATCCTTGGTAAAACCAATTTAAGTGAATGGGCAAATTTCAGATCATCGCACAGCTCCAGTGGTTGGAGCGGGGTAGGCGGACAAACGCGAAACCCATATCTGCTCACGGCCAATACCTGCGGGTCCAGCTCAGGATCGGGTGTTGCAGCAGCGGCCAATATGGCAACTTTAACCATTGGCACTGAAACCGATGGTTCCGTTGTCTGTCCGTCCGCCTATAACGGTATTGTCGGTATTAAACCCACGGTCGGGCTTGTCAGCAGGACCGGCATTGTTCCCATCGCCGCCACTCAGGATACGGCGGGCCCCATGACCCGGACTGTGGCGGATGCCGCCTATTTGCTGACGGCGATGGTCAGTCAGAACCCGGAAGACCCAAAAACAATGGAGCAGCCGGATATTAAAGTGAGTTATGAAAATCACCTGCTTGCCGATGGACTTAAAGGAAAGCGGATCGGCGTTGTCAGAAGCCCTTTCAGGATGCGTGACGGACTGGCTGAAATTTTTGATCGTAATATTGAAGCCATGAAAACTGCGGGCGCGGTGATTGTCGATAATCTTGAATTCGGGGACCAGTCAACGATTGAAAATGCGGAAGGTATCGTGCTTCATTATGAATTTAAGCATTATTTGAATGCCTATCTTGAAGGAACGCCAGTTTCCGTAAAAAGCAGAACCCTGGCAGATCTTATTGAATTTAACAATGCTCATGCAGCACAGGAAATGCCCTATTTCAAACAGGAAACATTTATTGCATCAGAAAATATGGGGCCGTTATCGGATGAAGAATATCTTGAAGCGGTCGCCGCCAGCAATCTGGAAATGCAGAAAGAAATGGATGCCCTGATGGATCAGAATGAGCTTGATCTTATCGTAATGCCGTCTAGAAATCCGGCAAACAGCCAGGACCTGATCAATGGGGATCATCCAAGTGGCGGGGGGACAGCCTCCTATGCCGCTGTAAGCGGGTATCCGTCAATTACGGTGCCAATGGGGTATATTCATGGACTGTCTGTATCATTGTCATTTTTTGGTCGGGCCTATTCGGAAGCAACTCTTATTGAAGCCGCCTATAATTTTGAACAGGTCAGCAAGGCCAGACGCAAGCCGACTTTTATTCCCTATCTTTATGAATGA
- the mtnA gene encoding S-methyl-5-thioribose-1-phosphate isomerase: protein MPDYSISVSELPHAIEWKNGDLYLLDQTLLPHQEVMEQQLSVEQVWQAIRELKVRGAPAIGIAAAYGLCVALKDSVNLPVDQFIKMAKEKAAFLDSARPTAVNLSWAMKRMVARLGQAQKGTSRELYESLVDEAEKIHAEDIALCNGMGIMGAPLIKDGMGIMTHCNAGSIATSASGTATAPMYLAHQNGIRFKVYANETRPLLQGARLTSWELQRAGLDVTLITDNMAAHMMATGQIDMVIVGTDRVAANGDVANKIGTLGVAILADYYQIPFYVACPSSTIDMDTVCGSDIVIEERSGDEVTSILGRRIAPENIKTRCPAFDVTPNKLVSGIITESQIITAPYDKGLRDFFKGKENG from the coding sequence TTGCCGGATTATAGTATATCGGTATCAGAATTGCCCCATGCCATTGAATGGAAAAATGGGGATTTATATCTTCTGGATCAGACATTGCTGCCGCATCAGGAAGTGATGGAACAACAGCTGTCCGTCGAGCAGGTCTGGCAGGCAATCAGGGAGCTTAAAGTAAGAGGGGCGCCGGCCATTGGCATTGCGGCCGCATATGGACTTTGCGTGGCACTAAAGGACAGTGTCAACCTGCCGGTGGATCAGTTTATAAAAATGGCAAAAGAAAAGGCCGCTTTTCTGGATAGCGCCCGTCCGACAGCAGTTAATTTAAGCTGGGCGATGAAGCGTATGGTTGCCCGGTTGGGTCAAGCGCAAAAAGGCACATCCCGGGAATTATACGAATCACTGGTTGATGAAGCAGAAAAAATCCATGCTGAAGATATAGCCCTTTGCAATGGAATGGGCATAATGGGCGCGCCGCTCATTAAAGACGGCATGGGGATTATGACCCATTGTAATGCAGGCTCAATTGCAACTTCAGCATCAGGCACTGCAACAGCACCAATGTATTTGGCCCATCAAAACGGAATCAGGTTTAAGGTTTATGCCAATGAAACCCGACCACTTTTGCAGGGAGCAAGGCTGACCAGTTGGGAACTTCAAAGGGCAGGGTTGGATGTTACCCTGATAACCGACAATATGGCAGCCCATATGATGGCAACAGGACAGATTGATATGGTGATCGTTGGCACCGACCGTGTGGCGGCAAATGGGGATGTTGCCAATAAAATAGGTACCCTTGGCGTGGCTATTCTGGCAGACTATTATCAGATACCGTTTTATGTGGCCTGTCCGTCATCAACCATTGATATGGATACCGTTTGCGGTAGCGATATAGTGATTGAGGAAAGAAGCGGGGATGAGGTCACATCAATTTTGGGAAGACGCATTGCGCCGGAAAATATTAAAACCAGATGTCCGGCATTTGACGTGACGCCGAATAAACTGGTCAGTGGTATCATAACAGAAAGTCAAATAATTACGGCACCATATGATAAAGGATTGAGGGATTTTTTTAAGGGGAAGGAAAATGGTTAG
- a CDS encoding amidotransferase 1, exosortase A system-associated encodes MCGIAGIINLSGETPPKNLLTKMTDIIEHRGPDGSGDYFSGGVAFGHRRLSIIDLAGGHQPMVTSDDRVSITYNGEIYNFPELREELKALGYHFQTSSDTEVILQAYHAWGPKSVERIRGMFAYAIHDKKKNEVFIARDRLGIKPLFYAMLADNNFVFASELKSLSLHPNFNNSLRPESIEEYFALGYVPEPHTIYKNVMKLEPGHTLLIHLDSGKIENNQYWNIHFNTSYIGSFEDATRELDRRVEEAVRIRMRADVPLGAFLSGGVDSGAVVANMARNSREAVNTCSIGFEEAKFDEADYAKKVADQYKTNHQTKVVDPNDYSLVDGLMDYYDEPYADSSALPTFRVCELARQRVTVALSGDGGDENLAGYRRYKLHMFEEKMRGMFPVSFRKQVFGFLGSVYPKADWAPRVFRAKTTFQGLARSSVESYFHGVSIFKPEMRHMLFSKSLKSDLQDYNALEIFNKHAEQANTDDPLSLIQYLDIKTYLPGDILTKVDRASMAYSLEVRVPLLDHELIGWIATLPSDYKLHGNEGKYIFKKSLEGQLPNDILYRPKMGFGVPLGHWFRNELKEKIKETVLSEQMLDSGYFEKAYLERLVKDHQSGIRDYSAPLWTLMMFYQFLSRHG; translated from the coding sequence ATGTGCGGTATCGCAGGAATAATAAACTTATCCGGGGAAACTCCCCCTAAAAACTTGCTGACAAAAATGACCGATATAATTGAACATCGTGGGCCTGATGGCTCCGGTGATTATTTTTCAGGCGGGGTTGCCTTTGGCCATCGTCGCCTATCAATTATTGACCTTGCTGGCGGCCATCAGCCAATGGTGACATCAGATGACCGCGTCAGCATTACCTATAATGGTGAAATTTATAATTTTCCTGAACTGCGTGAAGAATTAAAAGCACTGGGCTATCACTTCCAGACCAGCAGCGATACGGAAGTGATTTTACAGGCTTATCATGCCTGGGGACCAAAAAGTGTTGAGCGGATCCGCGGCATGTTTGCCTATGCAATTCATGACAAAAAGAAAAACGAGGTGTTCATTGCCCGTGACCGCCTCGGCATCAAACCACTTTTTTATGCTATGCTGGCAGATAACAATTTTGTTTTTGCGTCCGAACTTAAGTCACTTTCCCTGCATCCGAATTTCAATAATTCACTGCGTCCGGAAAGTATTGAGGAATATTTCGCGCTTGGCTATGTGCCAGAGCCCCATACCATTTATAAAAATGTTATGAAACTTGAACCGGGTCATACGCTTCTGATCCATCTGGATTCCGGAAAAATTGAAAATAACCAGTATTGGAACATCCATTTTAATACATCCTATATCGGCTCATTCGAAGATGCCACACGCGAACTCGACCGTCGGGTTGAGGAAGCGGTCAGAATTAGAATGCGGGCTGACGTGCCACTTGGAGCATTTCTGTCCGGCGGCGTGGATTCCGGTGCTGTAGTCGCCAACATGGCCAGAAACAGCCGGGAAGCCGTCAACACCTGCTCAATCGGTTTTGAAGAAGCCAAATTTGATGAAGCGGATTATGCAAAAAAAGTCGCCGATCAGTATAAAACCAATCATCAGACAAAAGTGGTTGATCCTAATGATTACTCCCTTGTCGACGGACTGATGGATTATTATGACGAACCCTATGCCGACAGCTCTGCCCTGCCCACTTTCCGGGTCTGCGAACTCGCCCGTCAAAGGGTTACTGTTGCGCTCTCGGGAGATGGCGGCGATGAGAATCTTGCCGGATACAGACGTTATAAACTTCACATGTTTGAAGAAAAAATGCGCGGCATGTTTCCTGTTTCCTTCAGAAAGCAGGTTTTTGGTTTCCTGGGGTCTGTCTATCCAAAGGCGGACTGGGCCCCGCGGGTATTCAGAGCAAAAACAACATTCCAGGGTCTTGCCCGCAGCAGCGTTGAAAGTTATTTCCATGGCGTTTCCATATTCAAGCCGGAAATGCGTCATATGCTGTTCTCAAAATCGCTAAAAAGCGATTTGCAGGACTATAACGCGCTTGAAATATTCAACAAACATGCCGAGCAGGCCAATACTGATGACCCTCTGTCTCTCATTCAGTATCTGGATATAAAAACCTATCTTCCCGGCGACATCCTGACCAAGGTGGACAGGGCCTCCATGGCTTATTCTTTGGAAGTGCGTGTCCCGCTTCTGGATCATGAACTGATCGGCTGGATCGCGACGCTGCCGTCCGATTACAAACTGCACGGCAACGAAGGAAAATATATTTTCAAGAAATCATTGGAAGGACAGCTGCCCAATGATATCCTCTACCGGCCAAAAATGGGTTTTGGTGTGCCGCTTGGGCACTGGTTTAGAAATGAATTAAAAGAAAAAATCAAAGAAACCGTTCTCAGTGAACAGATGCTCGACAGCGGTTATTTTGAAAAAGCTTATCTGGAGAGACTAGTAAAAGATCATCAATCAGGCATTCGCGATTATAGCGCACCTCTTTGGACCTTGATGATGTTTTATCAATTTTTATCCAGACACGGATAA
- a CDS encoding glycosyltransferase yields the protein MDAIDGFRRKVIAPVPHFPMMGMLSGRYRLYEQMPFHEVQDNIDVYHPKYFTLPGLSIFDNATSMANAAENILSDLYPDENDFDIVDGQYLYPDGVAAYKLAKNHNKPLILTARGSDVNYWMDNKKAQKQILEAIDYSDKVICVSDALKQSLIDFGVDENKIIVIINGVDPSVFNTAVDANPLREDYFLSVGNLIPLKGHNLTLNAFFDLSKTRLIIIGDGAERQNLKKQAENLGIKGRVQFIKHVDQNKLAEFYAGAKATILMSSMEGMPNVVLESLATGTPVIACDVGGVSEILNEQNGILLDERSEYALANAVRSLETLVKSRDEIAETVKDFRWDNVASKQYEVYKEALSSI from the coding sequence ATGGACGCAATAGACGGTTTCAGGCGAAAGGTAATTGCCCCGGTTCCTCATTTCCCGATGATGGGTATGCTGAGCGGACGTTACAGGCTTTATGAGCAAATGCCATTTCATGAAGTTCAGGATAATATTGACGTTTATCATCCAAAATATTTCACTCTTCCCGGGTTAAGCATATTTGATAATGCCACATCAATGGCCAATGCCGCCGAAAATATACTTAGTGATCTTTATCCGGACGAAAACGACTTTGATATTGTCGATGGGCAATATCTTTATCCGGACGGGGTTGCCGCTTATAAGCTTGCCAAAAATCATAATAAACCACTGATCCTTACCGCGCGGGGAAGTGATGTAAATTACTGGATGGACAATAAAAAAGCCCAAAAACAAATTCTGGAAGCCATTGATTATTCAGACAAAGTCATCTGTGTCAGTGATGCCTTAAAGCAGTCCCTTATTGATTTTGGCGTTGATGAAAATAAAATCATCGTCATCATAAACGGTGTGGACCCAAGCGTTTTTAATACGGCAGTCGACGCCAATCCGCTTCGTGAGGATTATTTTTTAAGTGTCGGCAATCTTATCCCGTTAAAAGGTCACAATTTAACGTTGAACGCATTCTTTGACCTTTCCAAAACACGCCTGATCATTATCGGTGATGGTGCGGAACGCCAAAATTTAAAAAAGCAGGCAGAAAATCTGGGTATCAAAGGACGCGTACAGTTTATCAAACATGTTGACCAGAATAAGCTTGCCGAATTTTATGCCGGCGCAAAAGCAACGATCCTGATGTCATCGATGGAAGGGATGCCAAATGTGGTCTTGGAAAGCCTAGCGACCGGAACACCGGTCATTGCCTGTGACGTAGGTGGTGTATCCGAAATTCTTAATGAACAAAATGGCATCCTGCTTGATGAACGTTCGGAATACGCACTGGCAAACGCGGTCAGGTCATTGGAAACCCTCGTTAAGTCGCGCGATGAAATAGCCGAAACTGTCAAAGACTTCAGATGGGATAACGTTGCTTCAAAGCAATATGAGGTTTATAAAGAAGCTCTATCTTCAATATAA
- a CDS encoding DUF192 domain-containing protein: MFLKQKKSFLTLIAVFFFLFSLGTIAQAQSNFPRDTLSIKTADNVYNFDIELALDDNHRQYGLMYRDHLPEMSGMLFIYDRARNIAMWMKNTFIPLDIVFIDEAGKIINIAKSAKPKDLSQIPSKGPAKAALELNGGLTDKLGINVGDEILYPTFGNTDK, from the coding sequence ATGTTTTTGAAACAGAAGAAAAGTTTTTTGACGCTTATAGCCGTTTTCTTTTTTTTGTTCTCTCTAGGGACAATAGCTCAGGCTCAGTCAAATTTTCCGCGTGACACTCTCTCCATTAAAACGGCTGATAATGTTTATAATTTTGATATTGAACTGGCACTTGATGATAACCACAGACAATATGGGTTGATGTATAGGGATCATCTGCCGGAAATGAGTGGCATGCTTTTTATTTATGACCGGGCCAGAAATATTGCCATGTGGATGAAAAATACATTTATCCCGCTGGACATTGTGTTCATTGATGAAGCGGGAAAAATTATAAATATTGCCAAATCAGCCAAGCCAAAAGACCTGTCGCAAATCCCGTCAAAAGGGCCAGCCAAAGCGGCGCTCGAGTTAAATGGAGGGCTTACCGACAAGCTGGGAATTAATGTTGGTGACGAGATACTCTATCCGACATTTGGAAATACAGATAAATAA
- a CDS encoding cold shock domain-containing protein, whose amino-acid sequence MSSSAIKGVPTENNTELKSGSATTTNEQSGHSASEHFDEISGSIKWFDDIKGYGFIEADDEANRKQGDILVHFSILKEHERGSLPEGTKVTCLSANRPKGRQAVKILTFDLSTAVEKKETEPKFLIEDKDYSDDDFVDVVVKWFNKVRGYGFVNRGDGGQDIFIHMEVLRHYNIDQLVPGQSLSVVIEDGERGLMVNAIKKDQ is encoded by the coding sequence ATGAGTAGCAGCGCAATTAAAGGTGTGCCAACAGAAAATAACACAGAATTAAAATCTGGATCGGCAACAACAACAAACGAACAGAGTGGTCACTCGGCATCAGAGCATTTTGATGAAATTTCGGGTTCGATTAAATGGTTTGATGACATCAAAGGATATGGATTTATTGAAGCCGATGATGAAGCCAATCGCAAACAGGGTGATATTCTGGTTCATTTCTCCATCCTTAAAGAACATGAGCGTGGCTCACTACCGGAAGGCACAAAAGTTACCTGCCTATCTGCAAACCGTCCAAAAGGACGCCAGGCTGTTAAAATTTTGACATTTGATCTGTCCACAGCGGTCGAGAAAAAAGAAACAGAACCAAAATTCCTTATTGAAGATAAAGATTATTCTGACGACGATTTTGTGGATGTTGTGGTTAAATGGTTCAACAAAGTTCGTGGCTATGGTTTTGTAAATCGTGGTGACGGCGGACAGGACATTTTCATTCATATGGAAGTCCTCAGGCATTATAATATTGATCAGTTGGTTCCCGGTCAGTCACTTTCCGTTGTAATCGAAGATGGTGAACGTGGTTTAATGGTCAATGCCATTAAAAAAGATCAGTAA
- a CDS encoding amino acid carrier protein produces the protein MLEVNNFLVSIDSMIGAAPWFPFYLLGIGLFFTVYLKFPQIRFFRHAWKVLFDPEEESKKHGAHGETSHFQAMTMALSGTVGTGNIGGVGLAVYIGGPTAIFWMLATAFMGMTTKFVEVSLSHKYRVDSDDGTVAGGPMYVMDRGLGWKPMAIFFAAAVVLSSFGSGSMPQVNNIAQVMRETFDFNEMVVGGIASLLLGFVIIGGVTRIAAFASRIVPSMAFLYLAGSLCVILSNYENIIPSFISIFSSAFTGSSAAGGFLGAAFAFAANKGVGRGLFSNEAGQGSSAIAHSSAITEEPVSEGMVALLEPFIDTIMICTLTGLVILSSGAWTEKYENTFQMADFSIIAGSYSDQNEADKAELYKHINFIEGDIIKTYSGEIDIVSGKLISGDVTVLNARSVAEDVVFSKNDQPYSGKLAVSDGKLDDADVSVSGKSLLHSAALTSRAFTKSFLGENGKYIVAISLALFAFSTAVAWSYYGDRAITFLVGTGGILPYRIVYVIGFFIASFADTTVIWTFAAITVAFMTIPNVICMFLMRKEVKHMVEDYAKKIK, from the coding sequence ATGTTAGAAGTAAATAATTTTCTGGTTTCAATCGACAGTATGATTGGCGCCGCCCCCTGGTTTCCTTTTTATCTACTCGGTATCGGTTTATTTTTCACAGTATATCTGAAATTTCCACAAATTAGATTTTTCAGGCATGCCTGGAAGGTATTGTTTGACCCGGAAGAGGAAAGTAAAAAGCATGGAGCCCATGGCGAGACTTCGCATTTTCAGGCAATGACAATGGCTCTATCAGGAACTGTCGGTACTGGAAATATTGGCGGCGTAGGTCTGGCCGTTTATATTGGTGGTCCAACAGCCATTTTCTGGATGCTGGCGACGGCATTTATGGGGATGACAACAAAATTTGTTGAAGTCTCCCTCTCCCATAAATACCGGGTTGATTCAGACGATGGAACAGTTGCAGGTGGCCCGATGTATGTAATGGACCGTGGACTTGGCTGGAAACCAATGGCTATCTTTTTTGCGGCAGCGGTCGTGCTTAGCTCATTTGGATCCGGAAGTATGCCGCAGGTGAATAATATTGCCCAGGTCATGCGTGAAACTTTTGACTTTAATGAAATGGTCGTTGGGGGTATTGCATCATTATTGCTTGGATTTGTTATTATTGGCGGTGTTACCAGGATTGCAGCCTTTGCATCGCGGATAGTGCCTTCAATGGCCTTCCTTTACCTTGCAGGTTCCTTATGTGTTATTTTAAGTAACTATGAAAATATAATCCCTTCATTTATTTCCATATTCTCAAGTGCCTTTACAGGTAGTTCCGCGGCAGGCGGGTTCCTTGGGGCAGCATTCGCCTTTGCCGCGAATAAGGGCGTCGGGCGCGGACTTTTTTCAAATGAAGCCGGGCAGGGCTCTTCAGCCATTGCTCACTCCTCAGCAATTACAGAAGAACCGGTATCAGAAGGTATGGTTGCCTTGCTGGAGCCCTTCATTGACACAATTATGATCTGTACGCTGACCGGTCTGGTTATTTTATCATCCGGTGCCTGGACAGAAAAATATGAAAACACCTTCCAGATGGCTGACTTCAGTATTATTGCGGGGAGTTATAGTGATCAGAATGAGGCTGATAAAGCAGAACTTTATAAGCATATCAATTTCATTGAAGGGGATATCATCAAAACCTATAGCGGTGAAATTGATATTGTTTCCGGAAAACTGATTTCGGGGGATGTTACAGTTCTTAATGCCCGCTCGGTTGCAGAAGACGTGGTCTTTTCCAAAAATGATCAGCCATATTCAGGAAAGCTAGCCGTTTCGGATGGTAAGCTTGACGATGCAGATGTTTCCGTATCCGGAAAATCATTGCTTCACTCTGCGGCGCTTACCAGCCGCGCCTTTACCAAAAGTTTTCTTGGCGAAAATGGTAAATATATAGTGGCAATCTCATTGGCACTATTTGCTTTCTCTACGGCGGTCGCCTGGTCATATTATGGTGACCGTGCAATTACATTCCTGGTCGGGACGGGCGGTATATTGCCTTATAGGATAGTTTACGTCATTGGTTTTTTTATTGCTTCATTTGCGGATACAACAGTTATCTGGACATTTGCGGCAATTACGGTTGCCTTTATGACCATTCCCAACGTGATCTGTATGTTTTTAATGCGCAAAGAAGTTAAGCATATGGTTGAAGATTATGCGAAGAAAATAAAATAA